One genomic region from Nitrospinota bacterium encodes:
- a CDS encoding PAS domain S-box protein, with translation MAYAVIGLSLTLQLIAAAVAWRLIRITGWKLAWGLLATALVLMSVRRFNSLLTAILSDTALRVDLPAELLALLISIMLLAGIALIGPMFQELKSREEIKKESDARFHTLIDSVTDPVFIHDRNGMFTEANRIACEVLGYTRKELLSMSLQAVEQDFTREKLEELWGDSLSGRAMTVQRIYRKRDGSAIQVEVNAGLMGRDDERMMLVARDVTERNLAEENLKESQYRLQRAHTAAKLGDWDWDIVKNDLRWADQIYKIFGLTPQQFGASYEAFLNSVHPDDREMVKSAVNQALNERKPYSIVHRIVLPTGEIRFVHESAEVIFDEVGRPVKMWGTVQDISTLQQVEEERHRASEFMEKVLQNATNSLFALDMEGRFRLISDFGAQLSGFSAAELAGQQFLKLVSIKSQKLARESLDAALIGRSMMGFKIEITRKDGQTRVLLMNVSPLFDRGAVIGVVGSAEDITDRLKAEDALRKKNVELERSNQELESMAYVASHDLQEPLRMVSSYLQLLEKKYKGRLDDTADEFINFAVDGAKRMQALINDMLEYSRVSSRARPLAPAQSGDCLRMALRNLEIIIKEQVAIIHSGELPRVMADQNQLITLFQNLLTNAIKFHKKGAPPEVDISATRQDGEWVFAVKDNGIGIAPEFAGKVFGVFTRLHPRSEYEGTGIGLAICQKIVARHGGRIWVESKHDKGSVFYFTLPSVEDKTAETVTASEHDKGGV, from the coding sequence ATGGCTTATGCGGTAATAGGCCTCTCGCTTACCTTACAACTTATAGCCGCCGCCGTTGCTTGGCGGCTAATAAGGATAACCGGCTGGAAACTGGCATGGGGCCTTTTAGCCACAGCGCTGGTCCTCATGTCCGTCCGCAGGTTCAATTCCCTGCTGACCGCCATTCTCAGCGATACCGCTCTTCGAGTGGATCTCCCGGCGGAGCTTCTTGCCTTGCTCATCTCAATCATGCTTCTTGCCGGAATTGCCCTTATAGGACCCATGTTCCAGGAGTTAAAAAGCCGCGAAGAAATAAAAAAGGAAAGCGATGCCAGGTTCCATACCCTCATAGATAGTGTTACCGACCCTGTGTTTATCCACGACAGAAACGGCATGTTCACAGAAGCTAACAGGATCGCCTGCGAAGTCTTGGGTTACACCCGCAAGGAGCTTCTCTCCATGTCTCTTCAAGCAGTGGAGCAAGACTTTACGAGGGAAAAACTGGAAGAGCTCTGGGGCGACTCGCTTAGCGGCAGAGCCATGACTGTACAGCGCATTTATAGAAAAAGGGATGGGAGCGCCATTCAGGTTGAGGTAAACGCCGGTCTTATGGGCCGGGATGATGAACGAATGATGCTCGTCGCCCGGGATGTGACAGAAAGGAACCTGGCCGAGGAGAACCTGAAGGAGAGCCAGTACCGCCTGCAAAGAGCCCATACCGCCGCCAAGCTGGGGGATTGGGATTGGGACATTGTTAAGAATGACCTGCGATGGGCTGACCAGATATACAAGATATTCGGTCTTACACCCCAACAGTTCGGCGCGTCATACGAGGCGTTTCTAAATTCCGTCCATCCCGATGACAGGGAAATGGTTAAGAGCGCCGTGAACCAGGCCCTGAACGAGCGTAAGCCGTACAGCATCGTCCACAGGATTGTGCTACCCACAGGTGAAATAAGGTTCGTTCACGAAAGCGCCGAAGTGATATTCGACGAAGTGGGAAGGCCCGTGAAGATGTGGGGCACGGTGCAGGATATCTCTACGTTGCAACAGGTTGAAGAGGAGCGTCACCGGGCCAGCGAATTTATGGAGAAAGTCCTTCAAAACGCCACGAACTCCTTATTCGCGCTGGACATGGAGGGACGGTTCCGCCTGATAAGCGATTTCGGGGCGCAGTTAAGCGGATTCAGCGCCGCCGAGCTTGCGGGCCAGCAGTTCTTGAAGCTGGTTTCCATTAAAAGCCAGAAGTTGGCCAGGGAAAGCCTGGACGCGGCCCTGATTGGCCGGAGCATGATGGGGTTCAAAATTGAAATAACCCGCAAGGATGGGCAAACGCGGGTACTGCTTATGAATGTCTCCCCTCTGTTCGACAGGGGCGCCGTGATAGGCGTGGTAGGAAGCGCGGAGGACATCACTGACCGGCTGAAAGCCGAAGACGCTTTGAGAAAAAAGAACGTAGAACTGGAACGCTCAAACCAGGAGCTGGAATCCATGGCCTACGTGGCCTCCCACGATTTGCAGGAGCCTCTCCGGATGGTGTCCAGCTACCTGCAACTGCTGGAGAAAAAATATAAGGGCCGTTTGGACGACACGGCGGACGAGTTCATCAACTTCGCCGTGGACGGCGCCAAACGGATGCAGGCGCTTATAAATGATATGCTCGAATATTCCAGGGTAAGCTCCAGGGCCAGGCCGCTGGCGCCCGCGCAAAGCGGAGATTGTTTGCGGATGGCCCTCCGCAACCTGGAAATCATAATAAAAGAGCAGGTGGCCATTATTCATTCGGGTGAACTGCCCAGAGTGATGGCGGATCAAAACCAGCTTATAACGCTTTTTCAGAACCTGCTGACCAACGCAATAAAATTCCATAAAAAAGGCGCTCCACCGGAAGTGGACATCAGCGCTACCCGGCAGGATGGAGAATGGGTGTTCGCCGTAAAAGACAATGGCATTGGCATAGCGCCGGAGTTCGCGGGTAAAGTGTTCGGGGTGTTCACAAGACTGCATCCAAGGTCTGAATATGAGGGCACGGGCATAGGGCTGGCCATCTGCCAAAAAATTGTGGCCCGCCATGGCGGAAGGATCTGGGTGGAATCCAAGCATGACAAAGGCAGTGTGTTCTACTTCACGTTACCCTCTGTGGAGGATAAGACCGCTGAGACAGTAACCGCTTCCGAACATGACAAGGGTGGCGTTTAA
- a CDS encoding PAS domain-containing protein: MGKVSRFEDILSAFADAVVILDSQGSIEWLNPAAEQLMGTSMGHVAGHFMSALFPERSPVHSVIHQAMSAGMSVTDHDVVFKNRHGDSAPVGVSVYPLREAEGGGVAVVIRDRTTLKALERFMGMNERLSELATLAAGIAHEIKNPLGGIRGAAQLLGDELASEPVNEYTNLIISEVDRISRLVVDLIELNEPGQFAKEPLNIYPILDNVVRLLKSAMETKGIKVARQFDPSLPPALGDADRLKQIFFNILKNAVEACNPGGQVTITTSLAWRAPRATTSGRRARFILVEVADEGQGMDEDTLSRLFTPFFSRKKGGSGLGLSMTLHLVQAHDGLLEVSNRGEAGGVVASIYLPYESS; this comes from the coding sequence ATGGGCAAAGTAAGCCGGTTCGAGGATATCCTTTCGGCTTTCGCCGACGCGGTGGTGATTCTGGACAGCCAGGGATCCATCGAATGGCTCAATCCCGCCGCTGAACAATTAATGGGTACCTCCATGGGGCATGTGGCGGGTCATTTCATGTCGGCGCTGTTCCCCGAACGCTCGCCGGTGCATTCGGTTATCCACCAGGCCATGAGCGCAGGCATGTCGGTTACAGATCATGACGTGGTCTTCAAAAACCGGCACGGGGATTCGGCGCCCGTAGGGGTCTCAGTTTATCCATTGCGGGAAGCCGAGGGGGGCGGGGTGGCAGTGGTTATCCGCGACAGGACCACCCTAAAGGCGCTGGAACGGTTCATGGGTATGAACGAGCGTCTGTCGGAGCTGGCCACGCTGGCGGCGGGCATCGCCCACGAAATAAAAAACCCGCTGGGCGGCATCCGGGGCGCGGCCCAGCTATTAGGCGATGAGCTGGCCAGCGAACCGGTGAACGAATACACAAACCTGATCATCAGCGAGGTGGACCGCATTAGCAGGCTGGTGGTGGATTTAATTGAGTTGAACGAGCCGGGCCAGTTCGCCAAGGAGCCCCTCAACATCTACCCAATACTGGACAACGTGGTGAGACTTTTAAAGAGCGCCATGGAAACCAAGGGGATAAAGGTGGCCAGGCAGTTCGATCCAAGCCTTCCCCCGGCCTTGGGGGACGCAGACCGGTTAAAACAGATATTTTTCAACATACTCAAGAACGCCGTGGAGGCGTGCAATCCGGGCGGCCAGGTAACCATAACCACATCGCTGGCTTGGCGGGCGCCCCGCGCCACAACATCGGGCAGAAGAGCCAGGTTTATCCTTGTGGAAGTGGCGGACGAAGGGCAGGGGATGGATGAAGATACCCTCTCACGGCTATTCACCCCGTTCTTCTCAAGAAAGAAGGGCGGATCGGGTTTGGGGCTGTCCATGACGTTGCATCTGGTGCAGGCCCACGACGGCCTTTTGGAGGTGTCCAACCGTGGCGAGGCGGGTGGCGTGGTGGCCTCGATATATCTGCCATACGAATCGTCATAA
- a CDS encoding pyruvate synthase has translation MGSVTETKEIQPGVENTTQTVDFKSGNEMSSLAAAQVNFHVMGYYPITPSTEVAEYLDEMAANGEAHVHLVPGDGEHGAAGICYGATTAGGRVFNATSANGLLFSLEQLPVQSGTRYPMVLNLVCRSVSGPLDIRGDHSDLVSTLDMGWIVLLAKDPQAVYDMTIVAVRIGEHADVRLPVIVADDGFFTSHQKRRVEYFEDENVVRQFVGPFTPQNCSVDPAKPITIGPYMNDPDQINNKKQLSMAMAAAESVIPKVFAEWGKISGRKYNVLETYRMEDAETAIFILNSAADTAMDVADDLRKKGQKVGVIYPTMIRPFPAELLRQACKNVKAILVADRADSYGAHGGRMSHEVKAALKDDPENKTLVISRIYGLGGKDFFAEDAREMFRVAQDAAKKGRVDIPYDYIGAEPGDPNWKPVAGVPALTKEQQSPGILSVYKDEKTGLMEVKGVKQRDLTAMPHRIVPGHGACPGCGIFPNIGTFLKGIEGFVVMLWHTGCGMVVTTGYPNTSFAVTYIHNLFQNGAATLSGVVEMYKERQRRGEIPKEQDITFIMVTGDGGLDIGLGPALGTAFRNHNLIVLEYDNQGYMNTGAQLSFTTPIGHSTSTSNIGTVGRGKTFGHKDTAQLFAACHIPYVFTATESMYKDLIRKAAKAQYYAKHEGMVFGKLFSDCPLNWRHADNTGQEVVQAAVDCNFFPLYEVEHGITTLNYDPEAKGKKVPVTDWLKLMGKTKHMLTPPYKEIVDGFQKEVDRRFARIKAMSENPLL, from the coding sequence ATGGGTTCCGTTACAGAAACAAAAGAAATTCAGCCTGGCGTGGAAAATACAACCCAGACTGTGGATTTCAAGTCCGGCAACGAAATGTCGTCGCTGGCGGCGGCCCAGGTCAATTTCCACGTGATGGGTTATTACCCCATCACGCCGTCCACCGAGGTGGCCGAGTATCTGGACGAGATGGCGGCCAACGGCGAGGCGCATGTGCATCTTGTGCCTGGCGACGGGGAGCACGGCGCGGCGGGTATCTGCTACGGAGCCACCACGGCCGGGGGAAGGGTGTTCAACGCCACTTCGGCCAACGGCCTGTTGTTCTCTTTGGAACAGCTCCCGGTGCAGTCCGGCACGCGCTATCCCATGGTGTTGAACCTGGTTTGCCGCTCGGTGAGCGGCCCGCTGGACATCCGGGGAGACCATTCAGACCTGGTGTCCACGCTGGATATGGGCTGGATAGTGCTACTGGCCAAAGACCCGCAGGCGGTGTACGACATGACCATCGTCGCCGTGAGGATAGGTGAACACGCGGATGTGCGCCTGCCGGTGATAGTGGCCGACGACGGTTTCTTCACCTCCCACCAGAAACGGCGGGTGGAATATTTCGAGGACGAAAACGTTGTGCGCCAGTTCGTAGGGCCGTTTACGCCCCAGAACTGCTCGGTGGACCCGGCCAAGCCCATAACCATCGGGCCGTACATGAACGATCCGGACCAGATAAACAACAAAAAACAGCTTTCCATGGCCATGGCCGCCGCGGAAAGCGTTATCCCAAAGGTTTTCGCCGAGTGGGGGAAAATCTCCGGCAGGAAATACAATGTCCTTGAGACTTACAGGATGGAAGACGCCGAGACGGCCATATTCATCCTAAACTCCGCGGCCGACACCGCCATGGACGTGGCGGACGACCTGCGGAAAAAGGGACAGAAAGTGGGTGTCATATACCCCACAATGATCCGCCCCTTCCCGGCGGAGCTTTTGAGGCAGGCTTGCAAGAACGTAAAGGCTATCCTGGTGGCTGACCGGGCCGATTCATACGGCGCCCATGGCGGCAGGATGTCTCACGAGGTGAAAGCGGCCCTCAAGGACGACCCGGAAAATAAAACCCTGGTAATCTCCCGCATCTACGGCTTGGGCGGCAAGGATTTCTTCGCCGAAGACGCCCGGGAAATGTTCAGAGTTGCCCAGGACGCCGCCAAAAAGGGGAGGGTGGACATACCTTACGACTATATCGGCGCGGAGCCAGGCGACCCCAACTGGAAACCTGTCGCTGGCGTTCCCGCTTTAACAAAGGAACAGCAGTCTCCCGGTATCCTCTCCGTTTACAAGGATGAGAAAACCGGCCTGATGGAAGTTAAAGGGGTAAAGCAGAGAGACCTTACCGCCATGCCCCACCGCATCGTGCCGGGCCACGGCGCCTGTCCGGGTTGCGGCATATTCCCGAACATCGGCACCTTCCTGAAGGGTATCGAGGGGTTTGTGGTGATGCTGTGGCATACCGGTTGCGGCATGGTGGTCACCACGGGTTATCCCAACACCTCATTCGCCGTAACATACATCCACAACCTGTTCCAGAACGGCGCGGCCACGCTTTCCGGCGTGGTGGAGATGTACAAAGAGCGGCAGAGGCGCGGCGAGATACCCAAGGAGCAGGACATAACCTTCATCATGGTCACAGGCGACGGCGGGCTGGACATCGGCCTGGGGCCAGCCTTGGGCACGGCCTTCCGCAACCACAACCTGATAGTCCTGGAGTATGACAACCAGGGTTACATGAACACCGGGGCCCAGCTTTCGTTCACTACGCCCATCGGCCATTCCACTTCCACGTCCAACATCGGCACGGTGGGCCGTGGCAAAACCTTCGGGCATAAGGACACGGCCCAGCTGTTCGCCGCGTGCCACATCCCTTATGTGTTCACGGCGACAGAGTCCATGTACAAAGACCTTATCCGCAAGGCGGCCAAGGCCCAGTACTACGCCAAGCACGAGGGTATGGTGTTCGGCAAGCTCTTCTCCGACTGCCCGCTGAACTGGCGCCACGCCGACAACACCGGCCAGGAAGTGGTCCAGGCGGCGGTGGATTGCAATTTCTTCCCCCTCTACGAGGTGGAGCATGGCATAACCACCCTCAATTACGATCCGGAGGCCAAAGGCAAGAAGGTCCCTGTAACGGACTGGCTGAAGCTTATGGGCAAAACAAAGCACATGCTTACGCCTCCCTATAAGGAAATCGTGGACGGCTTCCAGAAAGAGGTGGACCGGCGGTTCGCAAGAATCAAGGCCATGAGCGAGAATCCGTTGCTGTAA
- a CDS encoding 2-oxoacid:acceptor oxidoreductase family protein, with the protein MPKLPIVNDLGFYEIRMESIGGFGANLAGKILGEAGVLGMGFNGSNFSSYGSEKKGSPVKSFVRFCDPSVNVRVNSPVTEPHLLVIFLESMLSYPGILSGVSKNTTVILNTALSPEEARDKMKLPCGTLVTIDAMRIAVEEKTRVNTALLGAISAASGFIDPDVVKKYIEHNLGKKYSFLVPANIKTFDRGFAEWKKAVFDEDGKYPLQPFRRDGQKSGYMSQHIGGAITTPGNSIHKDLTVSRMGFVPVLHRSKCTSCGECDITCPDYCFEWKAIPDKKGKDAQTLQRIIYQYCKGCLRCVDICKFEALESKVEYEVDPQIIKDGYTE; encoded by the coding sequence ATGCCCAAATTGCCGATCGTCAACGATCTCGGCTTTTACGAGATAAGGATGGAATCAATCGGCGGGTTCGGCGCGAACCTTGCCGGAAAAATCCTGGGCGAGGCGGGGGTGCTTGGAATGGGGTTCAACGGCTCCAATTTCTCCAGCTACGGCTCGGAGAAAAAGGGAAGCCCCGTTAAATCCTTCGTCCGGTTCTGCGACCCGTCCGTGAATGTGCGCGTCAACAGCCCTGTCACAGAGCCTCATTTGCTGGTGATCTTCCTTGAAAGCATGCTCTCTTATCCGGGCATCCTCTCAGGCGTAAGCAAGAACACCACTGTGATTCTCAACACGGCCCTCTCCCCGGAAGAAGCCAGGGACAAAATGAAACTTCCCTGCGGCACGCTTGTCACCATAGACGCGATGCGTATCGCCGTGGAGGAGAAAACCAGGGTGAACACAGCCCTTCTTGGCGCCATTTCCGCCGCTTCGGGCTTTATCGACCCGGACGTGGTGAAGAAATATATAGAGCACAACCTTGGCAAGAAGTACTCTTTCCTGGTTCCAGCGAACATAAAAACGTTCGACCGGGGCTTTGCGGAATGGAAAAAAGCGGTCTTTGACGAAGACGGCAAATATCCGCTCCAGCCCTTCCGCCGGGATGGCCAAAAATCCGGCTACATGAGCCAGCACATAGGCGGGGCCATAACCACACCCGGAAACTCCATCCACAAAGACCTCACCGTTTCCCGGATGGGTTTCGTGCCGGTCCTCCACAGGAGCAAATGCACATCTTGCGGAGAGTGCGACATAACCTGCCCCGATTACTGTTTCGAATGGAAAGCCATTCCGGACAAGAAGGGTAAAGACGCCCAGACACTACAGCGGATCATTTACCAGTACTGCAAGGGATGCCTGCGTTGCGTGGACATTTGCAAGTTCGAGGCGCTGGAATCCAAAGTGGAGTACGAGGTTGACCCGCAGATCATTAAAGATGGATATACCGAATAA
- a CDS encoding tetratricopeptide repeat protein has protein sequence MRWFSIIAALLALLANAAWARDNAEIYNAGNALYQAGDYEGAIGLYNSITAANPDLEYNRGAVYLKLGRLGKAAVHFHRALRLKPGDADALANIEYINSIKKDKERLAGDNIAGWIYGFTLSLMPLGWGLVVALSLYYGAVAAMLGAIAMRKRFPKVLIAASAALWMLTGLSGGVAGARIYEIERGDMAVAVADSVDVFLEPQGSSEKVFTFHDGTMCQIGRVEKGFAFITLNSGFSGWAEIANLEVI, from the coding sequence ATGAGATGGTTTTCGATCATAGCCGCTCTGCTGGCGCTTTTGGCGAACGCCGCATGGGCCAGGGACAACGCGGAAATATACAACGCCGGAAACGCCCTTTATCAGGCGGGGGATTATGAGGGGGCAATCGGGTTATATAACTCTATAACAGCCGCGAACCCGGACTTGGAATATAACCGTGGCGCCGTATATTTGAAACTTGGCCGCCTGGGCAAAGCCGCCGTTCATTTCCACCGGGCGCTTCGTTTGAAACCAGGAGACGCCGACGCATTGGCAAACATCGAATACATAAATTCCATCAAGAAGGATAAAGAGCGACTGGCGGGGGACAATATCGCGGGCTGGATTTATGGCTTCACGCTCTCGCTAATGCCCTTAGGGTGGGGGCTTGTTGTGGCTTTATCGCTTTATTACGGGGCGGTGGCCGCCATGCTGGGCGCCATAGCCATGAGAAAACGGTTTCCGAAAGTTCTCATTGCGGCTTCGGCGGCATTGTGGATGTTGACGGGCTTGTCCGGCGGCGTGGCTGGCGCCAGGATTTATGAAATAGAGCGAGGGGATATGGCCGTGGCCGTGGCAGATTCCGTGGATGTATTTTTAGAGCCCCAAGGCTCCAGTGAAAAGGTTTTCACCTTCCACGACGGAACCATGTGCCAGATAGGCAGGGTTGAAAAAGGTTTCGCGTTCATAACCCTCAACAGCGGTTTCTCCGGCTGGGCGGAGATTGCCAACCTCGAGGTGATATAA
- a CDS encoding protein BatD, whose amino-acid sequence MRPIAFLILGLWWPSFALAATLDVTASANPSTLPPGETFQLTVTVEGSGIKSLPEPVLPQLKDFEILGKAGSQEVKIVNLQMKVSRTVVYTIRAPKEGTFQIPPATVEYDGKKYSANPVAVIVDPKAPPAENRAMSQKDPLDFQKLFNKSIFPGRQKDIEKDDLFITMEVDKKEAVPYQQVIATFSFYRATELWEQPQYIKPDFKGFWVEELPFAAGEKEQNVKEVFNGKPYRVTRLRYALIPITTGKHVIEPAKVYLSLDPWSDRMKLTTSPVSINIKPLPKKGEPAGFTNMVGKYEINSMVEPATAPVNGSLVFRVMVNGEGYLKPVTPPAFPQTPGFEAFEPKTMDSLDKTGGRIVSKRIIEYPLVPRDEGEKTLPAIKLAWFDPSAGKYVEKETAPIKVTITRSTGGPSQIGAGEQAIARARQGMRYIKPDMVTLENYSSPFYKQAWFWLILVLPIPSFFTGLYLIKRRERILSDEGLTRFTYAGKIARKKLDEAEKKKDQKEFYAALDMALRGYLADRWNLTAPSITKELLGEKLTGAGEDTLAEFEELFESIEMARYAPAFPEERRGGDMAKTRRLVGAMEKMK is encoded by the coding sequence ATGAGACCTATCGCGTTTTTAATACTGGGCCTGTGGTGGCCGTCGTTCGCGCTGGCGGCCACTTTGGATGTTACGGCCTCGGCGAATCCTTCAACACTGCCGCCGGGCGAGACGTTCCAGCTTACCGTCACCGTGGAGGGGAGCGGGATAAAATCGTTGCCCGAGCCTGTCCTGCCACAACTTAAGGATTTCGAGATCCTGGGCAAGGCCGGAAGCCAGGAGGTGAAGATAGTAAACCTCCAGATGAAAGTGTCCAGAACCGTGGTTTACACCATCCGCGCGCCGAAAGAGGGGACTTTTCAGATACCCCCGGCCACCGTGGAGTACGACGGCAAAAAATATTCAGCCAATCCCGTAGCTGTAATTGTGGATCCCAAGGCCCCACCGGCGGAAAACAGGGCGATGTCCCAGAAAGACCCGCTGGATTTCCAAAAGCTCTTCAACAAAAGCATCTTCCCCGGGCGCCAGAAGGATATAGAAAAGGACGACCTTTTCATCACCATGGAGGTGGACAAGAAAGAGGCCGTACCATACCAGCAGGTGATAGCCACATTCTCTTTTTACAGGGCCACCGAGCTTTGGGAACAGCCGCAATACATCAAGCCGGACTTTAAGGGGTTCTGGGTGGAGGAGCTTCCATTCGCCGCCGGTGAGAAAGAGCAGAACGTAAAAGAGGTTTTTAATGGAAAGCCCTACCGCGTGACGCGCCTGCGGTATGCCCTCATTCCAATCACCACGGGCAAACACGTTATCGAGCCCGCGAAAGTCTATCTGTCGCTGGACCCCTGGAGCGACCGGATGAAGCTCACCACCAGCCCGGTATCCATCAACATAAAGCCGTTGCCCAAAAAGGGGGAGCCAGCGGGATTTACGAATATGGTGGGGAAGTACGAAATAAACTCCATGGTGGAGCCCGCCACGGCCCCTGTGAACGGAAGCCTTGTGTTCAGGGTGATGGTAAATGGTGAAGGGTATCTAAAACCTGTAACGCCACCAGCTTTCCCGCAAACGCCGGGGTTCGAGGCTTTCGAGCCCAAAACGATGGACAGTCTGGATAAAACCGGCGGGCGGATCGTGTCCAAAAGGATTATCGAATACCCCTTGGTTCCCAGGGATGAGGGTGAAAAAACGTTGCCAGCCATCAAACTGGCTTGGTTCGACCCGTCTGCCGGGAAATATGTGGAGAAAGAAACCGCGCCAATTAAAGTCACCATAACCCGGTCCACGGGCGGGCCATCGCAGATTGGGGCCGGAGAGCAAGCCATTGCCCGCGCCAGGCAGGGTATGCGGTATATCAAGCCGGATATGGTCACGCTGGAAAACTATAGCTCGCCATTTTACAAACAGGCGTGGTTCTGGCTGATATTGGTATTGCCCATCCCCTCGTTCTTCACGGGCCTTTATCTTATAAAAAGACGGGAGCGTATCCTTTCCGACGAGGGGTTGACCCGTTTTACATACGCCGGGAAAATCGCCCGGAAGAAGCTGGACGAGGCGGAGAAGAAAAAGGATCAAAAAGAGTTCTACGCCGCGCTGGACATGGCTTTACGGGGTTATCTGGCGGACCGGTGGAACCTTACGGCCCCATCCATAACAAAAGAGCTTCTCGGGGAGAAACTGACAGGCGCCGGGGAAGATACCCTTGCGGAATTTGAGGAGTTGTTCGAATCCATAGAGATGGCCCGTTACGCTCCGGCGTTCCCCGAGGAACGGCGAGGCGGCGATATGGCGAAGACCAGAAGGCTTGTCGGCGCCATGGAGAAGATGAAATGA